CTCAAAGTCAGCGATAGCCGAGAAGCTAAGGGCCAGCAGGAAGACAGGCAGTAGCAACGCTAGAAGTAGTTTGTTACCTTTAAGCATTGACTCTCCTTTCGCTTAAGGCGGTTAATCCCATATATAAATTTACCTAATTGGCACAATGGGGTACCAATCGGTTGATGCTTGGCCTAACCTATTCCTCCCGATAGGCTAGGGATGTGCAGTTTTAGTTTTTATGTAGTTTTCTGCTTTTGCGCCGTTGCTTTGTACATTTAAGAAATAAGGTCAAATGCTACTGATAAGTATCCATGTTCTGTCTTATGTATTATAAAATTTTAATCAACTATGTCAAGGATTTTTAACAAAATTTTGGCAGATTTTTAGCACCCGCAAAAGCCCGATTTGACGCTGTTTATGAGCCAATTTAACGGCCTGATTAATCCATTTTTTCATACCGTTTATTATCAAAAAAAGAAAATAAATGTCGAAATAGTTGCAATTTTAGCGCAAATTCAGGCAATTTCAGTCGATTTTTTGAAAAAGTGCAATATTTTGGTGTTTATTTTGACAAAAAATACCGGCGATAACTGCTGTTTCGCCGGTATTAAATCAGTAAGTTGCGCTGAAAAGGTCAGTTTTATTTGATTGCCATTTCGTTTTCCCGGGCTGTTTTTACGGGATCTTCCACTCCAAAACTGATACCCAGGGAGTGCCCGGTTCTCAAAAGCGGGGAGTCTCCGGGAACAAGCCTGTATTTGCCCGCAACCTGTTCAATCGGTGTGGTTTGTATATTCTGGCCGGAGAGACCGACCATCAGGCCCAGCTTATCCTGAGCTACCAGGTGTACCGCCTCGGTGCCGAAACGAGTTGCCAAAATACGGTCATAGGCGGTTGGGATTCCGCCTCTCAGCAGATGGCCCAGAATGGTCACACGGGTTTCCATGTTGATCAGGCCCTCGATCTGGGATCCGAGCACGTTGGCGACACCGCCCAGGCGCACCTGGTCGGGGCTGGTTTCGATTTTGCGCTGGACTACCAGGTCTCCGCCCTCGGGTTTGGCTCCTTCACCTATCACTATGATACTGAAGCCCTTACCATGACGGTTGCGTTCCTTGATCTTGTCGCAGATGATATCCAGATCATAGGGGAGTTCAGGAATCAGAATGATATCTCCGCCACCAGCCAGGCCTGACATCAAAGCCAGCCAGCCCGCGTAACGCCCCATCATCTCGATAATCATAATACGGTGATGCGAGGCGGCAGTGGTATGGATTTTATCGACCGCGTCGGTGG
Above is a window of Candidatus Zixiibacteriota bacterium DNA encoding:
- a CDS encoding ATP-dependent 6-phosphofructokinase codes for the protein MGKKIGVLTGGGDCPGLNAVVRSVVKTALHDYDMEIVGFLDGYEGLIENRYIELDDKAVSGILTRGGTILGTSNKADPFRFPILENERYIYIDRSSQAIRNYERLGLDALIAIGGDGTMAATHGLQKLGMKAVGIPKTIDNDLYGTDQTFGFDTALQTATDAVDKIHTTAASHHRIMIIEMMGRYAGWLALMSGLAGGGDIILIPELPYDLDIICDKIKERNRHGKGFSIIVIGEGAKPEGGDLVVQRKIETSPDQVRLGGVANVLGSQIEGLINMETRVTILGHLLRGGIPTAYDRILATRFGTEAVHLVAQDKLGLMVGLSGQNIQTTPIEQVAGKYRLVPGDSPLLRTGHSLGISFGVEDPVKTARENEMAIK